A portion of the Gammaproteobacteria bacterium genome contains these proteins:
- a CDS encoding hypothetical protein (Evidence 5 : Unknown function), whose product MYKIYQRIVIHLGKFNHPITGAIRVRIMDDGEVDIIYTINEVKFTRIAREARAFMSERDNASRKAWSDAG is encoded by the coding sequence GATTTATCAACGTATTGTAATTCACCTGGGTAAATTTAATCATCCGATTACCGGCGCTATTCGGGTACGAATCATGGATGATGGCGAGGTAGATATTATATATACCATCAATGAAGTCAAATTCACCCGAATTGCGCGAGAAGCCCGGGCATTTATGTCGGAGAGGGATAATGCATCGCGCAAAGCGTGGTCAGACGCCGGTTGA